A genome region from Micromonospora peucetia includes the following:
- a CDS encoding sugar phosphate nucleotidyltransferase: MIGMVLAAGAGRRLRPYTDTLPKALVPVDGDTTILDISLRNLAEVGLTDIVIVVGYAADAVVSRQAELEKKYGVTITLVHNDKAEEWNNAYSLWLAREHFARGVLLVNGDTVHPVSVEKTLLAERGPGILLAVDTIKPLAEEEMKTTFDAAGQLTRITKIMDPGDAYGEYIGATLIEPQVADALADALEATWRRDPNLYYEDGYQEFSDRGGEVRAAPIGDVLWVEVDNHADLARAREIACRY; the protein is encoded by the coding sequence ATGATCGGGATGGTGCTCGCAGCCGGAGCGGGGCGTCGGCTGCGCCCGTACACCGACACCCTGCCCAAGGCGCTGGTGCCGGTGGACGGTGACACCACCATCCTGGACATCTCGCTGCGCAACCTGGCCGAGGTGGGGCTCACCGACATCGTGATCGTGGTCGGCTACGCCGCCGACGCGGTCGTCTCCCGCCAGGCGGAGTTGGAGAAGAAGTACGGCGTCACGATCACCCTGGTGCACAACGACAAGGCCGAGGAGTGGAACAACGCCTACTCCCTCTGGCTGGCCCGGGAACACTTCGCCCGGGGCGTGCTGCTGGTCAACGGCGACACCGTGCACCCGGTGAGCGTGGAGAAGACCCTGCTGGCCGAGCGTGGCCCGGGCATCCTGCTCGCCGTCGACACCATCAAGCCGCTGGCCGAGGAGGAGATGAAGACCACCTTCGACGCCGCCGGCCAGCTCACCCGGATCACCAAGATCATGGACCCGGGCGACGCCTACGGGGAGTACATCGGCGCGACGCTGATCGAGCCGCAGGTGGCCGACGCCCTCGCCGACGCCCTGGAGGCGACCTGGCGGCGCGACCCGAACCTCTACTACGAGGACGGCTACCAGGAGTTCTCCGACCGGGGTGGCGAGGTTCGGGCGGCGCCGATCGGCGACGTGCTCTGGGTCGAGGTCGACAACCACGCCGACCTGGCCCGGGCGCGGGAGATCGCGTGCCGCTACTAG
- a CDS encoding DEAD/DEAH box helicase family protein, whose protein sequence is MSNFAFLRAEWPELLDEARRAERLAVADPRGSCFYARRTLELALGWLFDADATLAKPYKNDLSAKIHEPTLRNLVGTGLQTKMNVIRKQGNRAVHERTLVTDKESVPVIRELFHVTYWIARHYTRERAQVPASALAFDPGLIPPADPSEARQQTQAELKALADRLAARDAALAAERERSATLDAELAKLRAEIAAAKAANLARPDDHDYDEAQTRDLYIDLMLAEAGWRLDRKEDREFEVTGMPNTTGTGFVDYVLWGDDGKPLAVVEAKRARRDATIGKQQAKLYADCLEQRYGQRPVIFYTNGYDTWLWDDLAYPPRPVQGFYTKDELQLLIKRRVSRESLAGVQIKQEIVGRPYQTRAIRKIAEAFERDRQRQALVVMATGAGKTRTVIALVDLLMRANWVKRVLFLADRNALVNQAVNAFKAHLPEAATVNLVTEKDTEGRVYVSTYPTMMGLVNETTSGGRRFGPGYFDLVIIDEAHRSVYQKYRAIFSWFDSLLVGLTATPRNEIDRNTYSLFNLEDGVPTDQFDLDEAIEGKYLVPPRAVSVPLKIMRDGIRYDDLSEEEKDHWDSLDWGDDGPPDSVDAAEINKSLFNGPTVDKVLETLMTLGHHVAGGDRIGKTIIFAKNEAHANFIQERFDLAYPMHHGHLARVITHRTKYAQSLIDAFSQQEKAPHIAISVDMLDTGIDVPEVVNLVFFKVVRSKSKFLQMIGRGTRLCPDLYGPGQHKKDFHVFDFCQNFEYFNENPEPAEGKLGESLTERLFKAQLELICRLDQRLPTGAGPESEVDGTQSEAGLRWDLARNLHGRVESIHLDNFVVRPKRKLVEYYVDFARWHRLTPEAVAEIGGNLAGLPTKVQDEDEAAKRFDLMVLRLQLGQFQVVPAYDRLRRQVQEVASTLLEQTSIPAVREQQQLLDDVAGDDWWQDVTLPMLELMRRRLRGLARLIERSKRAIVYTDISDELGEISVVWLNDIRTGTDFERFRAKARVYLHAHEDHLALQKLRRNKQLSPTDLDELERMLAASGGGTEDIDRARQSSGGLGLFIRSLVGLDREAANAAFSEFLAGRTLTANQISFVDLIIAHLTRNGVMAPERLYESPFSDIAPDPDSIFPSADLDRLITILNSVRDTAAPANEVA, encoded by the coding sequence ATGAGCAACTTCGCGTTCCTGCGGGCTGAGTGGCCCGAGCTGCTTGACGAGGCCCGGCGGGCCGAGCGACTTGCCGTCGCCGACCCGCGGGGCTCTTGTTTCTACGCTCGGCGCACTCTGGAACTCGCGCTCGGCTGGCTCTTCGACGCCGACGCGACACTCGCCAAGCCGTACAAGAATGACCTCTCCGCGAAGATCCACGAGCCGACGCTGCGCAACCTGGTGGGCACCGGCCTCCAGACAAAGATGAACGTCATCCGCAAACAGGGCAACCGGGCCGTGCACGAGCGGACGCTGGTGACGGACAAGGAATCGGTGCCGGTCATCCGTGAGTTGTTCCACGTCACGTACTGGATCGCCCGGCACTACACCCGCGAAAGGGCGCAGGTTCCGGCGAGCGCCCTCGCCTTCGACCCGGGTCTGATTCCCCCGGCGGACCCTTCCGAGGCGCGGCAGCAGACCCAGGCCGAGCTGAAGGCGCTCGCCGACAGGCTCGCCGCCCGGGACGCGGCGCTGGCCGCCGAACGAGAGCGGTCCGCCACCCTCGACGCCGAGTTGGCAAAGCTGCGCGCCGAGATCGCCGCCGCGAAGGCCGCCAACCTGGCCCGCCCCGACGACCACGACTACGACGAGGCGCAGACCCGCGACCTCTACATCGACCTGATGCTGGCCGAGGCCGGCTGGCGGCTCGACCGCAAGGAGGACCGCGAGTTCGAGGTCACCGGCATGCCCAACACCACGGGCACCGGGTTCGTCGACTACGTCCTGTGGGGTGACGACGGCAAGCCGCTCGCGGTGGTCGAGGCCAAGCGCGCCCGGCGGGACGCCACCATCGGCAAGCAGCAGGCCAAGCTCTACGCCGACTGCCTGGAGCAGCGGTACGGCCAGCGGCCGGTCATCTTCTACACCAACGGCTACGACACCTGGCTCTGGGACGATCTCGCCTACCCGCCCCGGCCGGTGCAGGGCTTCTACACCAAGGACGAGCTTCAGCTCCTGATCAAGCGGCGGGTCAGCCGCGAGTCGCTCGCAGGCGTACAGATCAAGCAGGAGATCGTCGGGCGGCCCTACCAGACCCGGGCGATCCGGAAGATCGCCGAGGCGTTCGAGCGGGACCGGCAGCGGCAGGCGCTCGTGGTGATGGCCACCGGCGCCGGCAAGACCCGTACCGTGATCGCCCTGGTCGACCTGCTGATGCGGGCCAACTGGGTCAAGCGGGTGCTCTTCCTCGCCGACCGTAACGCGCTGGTCAACCAGGCGGTCAACGCGTTCAAGGCACACCTGCCCGAGGCGGCCACGGTCAACCTGGTCACCGAGAAGGACACCGAGGGCCGGGTGTACGTCTCGACGTACCCGACCATGATGGGCCTGGTCAACGAGACCACGAGCGGCGGGCGGCGCTTCGGGCCCGGCTACTTCGACCTGGTCATCATCGACGAGGCGCACCGGTCGGTGTACCAGAAGTACCGGGCGATCTTCTCCTGGTTCGACAGTCTGCTGGTCGGGCTCACCGCGACCCCGCGCAACGAGATCGACCGCAACACCTACAGCCTGTTCAACCTCGAAGACGGCGTACCCACCGACCAGTTCGACCTCGACGAGGCGATCGAAGGTAAATACCTCGTCCCGCCGCGTGCGGTCTCCGTACCGCTGAAGATCATGCGCGACGGTATCCGCTACGACGACCTCAGCGAGGAGGAGAAGGACCACTGGGACTCGCTCGACTGGGGCGACGACGGGCCGCCGGACAGCGTCGACGCGGCCGAGATCAACAAGTCACTGTTCAACGGCCCCACGGTGGACAAGGTCCTGGAGACCTTGATGACCCTCGGCCACCACGTGGCCGGTGGTGACCGGATCGGTAAGACGATCATCTTCGCCAAGAACGAGGCCCACGCGAACTTCATCCAGGAGCGGTTCGACCTCGCGTACCCGATGCACCATGGCCACCTCGCCCGGGTGATCACACACCGGACGAAGTACGCACAGAGTCTCATCGACGCGTTCTCGCAGCAGGAGAAGGCCCCGCACATCGCCATCTCGGTGGACATGCTCGACACCGGCATCGACGTGCCCGAGGTCGTCAACCTGGTCTTCTTCAAGGTCGTCCGGTCCAAGTCGAAGTTCCTCCAGATGATCGGCCGGGGCACCCGGCTCTGCCCGGACCTCTACGGCCCCGGGCAGCACAAGAAGGACTTCCACGTCTTCGACTTCTGCCAGAACTTCGAGTACTTCAACGAGAACCCCGAGCCGGCGGAGGGGAAGCTGGGAGAGTCGCTGACCGAGCGGCTGTTCAAGGCCCAGCTCGAACTGATCTGCCGCCTCGACCAGCGTCTCCCCACCGGAGCCGGCCCCGAGTCGGAGGTCGACGGGACGCAGAGCGAGGCGGGCCTGCGCTGGGACCTGGCCCGCAACCTCCACGGCCGGGTCGAGAGCATCCACCTCGACAACTTCGTCGTACGCCCCAAGCGGAAGTTGGTGGAGTACTACGTCGACTTCGCGCGCTGGCACCGACTCACCCCCGAAGCGGTGGCCGAGATCGGCGGCAACCTCGCCGGCCTGCCCACCAAAGTGCAGGACGAGGACGAGGCGGCCAAGCGGTTCGACCTGATGGTGCTGCGCCTACAGCTCGGCCAGTTCCAGGTCGTACCCGCCTACGACCGGCTGCGCCGCCAGGTGCAGGAGGTCGCCTCGACGCTGCTGGAACAGACCAGCATCCCGGCGGTCCGCGAGCAGCAGCAACTCCTCGACGACGTTGCCGGCGACGACTGGTGGCAGGACGTAACCCTGCCGATGCTGGAACTGATGCGTCGCCGCCTGCGCGGGCTGGCCAGGTTGATCGAGCGGTCCAAGCGGGCCATCGTCTACACCGACATCAGCGACGAGTTGGGTGAGATCTCGGTCGTCTGGCTGAACGACATCAGGACCGGGACGGACTTCGAGCGGTTCCGCGCCAAGGCCCGGGTGTACCTGCATGCCCACGAGGACCACCTGGCGTTGCAGAAGCTACGCCGCAACAAGCAGCTTTCCCCCACCGACCTCGACGAGTTGGAACGAATGCTCGCAGCCAGCGGTGGCGGCACCGAGGACATCGACCGGGCCCGCCAGTCGTCCGGCGGGCTCGGGCTCTTCATCCGCTCGCTGGTCGGACTCGACCGGGAAGCGGCCAACGCGGCGTTCAGCGAATTCCTGGCCGGCCGCACCCTCACCGCGAACCAGATCAGCTTCGTCGACCTGATCATCGCCCACCTCACCCGGAACGGCGTGATGGCACCCGAACGGCTCTACGAATCCCCGTTCAGCGACATCGCGCCCGACCCGGACTCGATCTTCCCGTCCGCCGATCTGGACCGCCTGATCACGATCCTCAACTCCGTCCGAGACACCGCCGCCCCTGCAAATGAGGTGGCTTAG
- a CDS encoding type I restriction-modification system subunit M: protein MITGELKSKIDRVWDAFWSGGISNPLEVIEQITYLLFIKRLDEMETREQKKAERFPNAPVTLRFRPDQQELRWSQFKDRDPETMFKIVTHQVFPYLQTLGSDGSTYSHHMRDARFTIPSPGLLGRVVDMLDKIPMEDRDTKGDLYEYMLGKIATAGHNGQFRTSRHIIQLMVKMTAPTPTDEICDPACGTAGFLVEAGEYVRRTHPDALLDAKQREHFHESMFHGFDFDGTMLRIGSMNMLLHGVESPDIRYRDSLAENVSGEDSEKYSLILANPPFAGSLDYESTSKDLQRIVKTKKTELLFLALFLRLLKPGGRAAVIVPDGVLFGSSKAHKELRRMLVENQKLDAVVKLPSGTFKPYSGVSTAVLFFTKTNSGGTDNVWFYDVAADGWSLDDKRTPLLPAEKLGPVTDVALAEDEHAKNNLPDALARWSRRNGDELQRSRTEQSFCVPKADIVEQGYDLSLNRYKEVVREEIEHRSPLDVLTELERLESEIQQGIADLKTMLG, encoded by the coding sequence GTGATAACCGGTGAACTGAAAAGCAAGATCGACCGCGTCTGGGATGCGTTCTGGTCGGGCGGCATCTCGAACCCGCTGGAGGTGATCGAGCAGATCACCTACCTGCTCTTCATCAAGCGGCTGGACGAGATGGAGACGCGGGAACAGAAGAAGGCGGAGCGCTTCCCGAACGCCCCGGTCACGCTACGGTTTCGGCCGGACCAGCAAGAACTCCGATGGTCCCAGTTCAAGGACCGGGACCCGGAGACCATGTTCAAGATCGTCACCCATCAGGTCTTCCCGTACCTTCAGACGCTCGGTAGCGACGGGTCAACGTACTCGCACCACATGAGGGACGCCCGGTTCACCATCCCCAGCCCAGGGCTGCTCGGCCGCGTGGTCGACATGCTCGACAAGATCCCGATGGAGGACCGGGACACCAAGGGCGATCTCTACGAGTACATGCTCGGCAAGATCGCTACCGCTGGCCACAATGGGCAGTTCCGAACGTCACGGCACATCATCCAACTGATGGTCAAGATGACGGCCCCGACGCCGACCGACGAGATCTGCGACCCGGCCTGCGGCACCGCGGGCTTCCTCGTAGAGGCCGGAGAGTACGTCCGGCGCACCCATCCGGACGCGCTGCTCGACGCGAAGCAGCGGGAGCACTTCCACGAGAGCATGTTCCACGGCTTCGACTTCGACGGCACCATGCTGCGGATCGGCAGCATGAACATGCTGCTGCACGGCGTGGAGAGCCCGGACATCCGGTACCGCGACTCGCTGGCCGAGAACGTCAGCGGCGAGGATTCCGAGAAGTACTCCCTGATCCTCGCCAACCCGCCGTTCGCCGGCAGCCTCGACTACGAGAGCACGTCCAAGGACCTCCAGCGGATCGTCAAGACCAAGAAGACCGAGCTGCTGTTCCTCGCCCTCTTCCTCCGGCTCCTCAAGCCCGGCGGACGGGCGGCCGTGATCGTGCCGGACGGCGTGCTCTTCGGGTCAAGCAAGGCGCACAAGGAGCTGCGCCGGATGCTGGTCGAGAACCAAAAGCTCGACGCGGTGGTGAAGCTGCCCAGCGGCACCTTCAAGCCCTACTCGGGCGTCTCCACAGCGGTCCTGTTCTTCACCAAGACCAACAGTGGCGGGACCGACAACGTCTGGTTCTACGACGTGGCTGCTGACGGTTGGAGCCTGGACGACAAGCGGACGCCGCTGCTGCCTGCCGAGAAGCTCGGGCCGGTCACTGACGTAGCGCTGGCCGAGGACGAGCACGCGAAGAACAACCTGCCGGACGCCCTGGCGCGGTGGTCCCGCCGGAACGGCGACGAGTTGCAGCGGTCGCGGACCGAGCAGAGCTTCTGCGTGCCCAAGGCCGACATCGTCGAGCAGGGCTACGACCTCAGCCTCAACCGCTACAAGGAAGTCGTCCGCGAGGAAATCGAGCATCGCTCGCCTCTCGACGTCTTGACTGAACTGGAGAGGTTGGAATCCGAGATCCAGCAGGGCATCGCCGATCTTAAGACGATGCTCGGATGA
- a CDS encoding CDP-alcohol phosphatidyltransferase family protein, with the protein MQSATTLAEPRPTVADFHRVNRGGGLFSESISQWLGAVFALVAQRLGLRPTALTLANLVLGLATSVTVVALAGRVAAGDVPAWAVGLLALVGWQVAYALDCADGQLARVTGQGSAAGARIDVLCDVAAQIALVAALSATAVAQRPETPSWLVAVFAGTWMVNLVTSVMQAGPNAASMVTSTSLPVRLAKLVRDYGAVIFVAGLVLAFAPALVFWVIVAFTIVNGGFLLASIAFSARASLR; encoded by the coding sequence GTGCAATCCGCGACCACCTTGGCTGAGCCCCGCCCCACCGTCGCCGACTTCCACCGGGTGAACCGGGGCGGCGGCCTGTTCAGCGAATCGATCAGCCAGTGGCTGGGCGCGGTCTTCGCGCTCGTCGCCCAGCGCCTCGGGCTGCGCCCGACCGCGCTGACCCTCGCCAACCTGGTGCTCGGCCTCGCCACCTCGGTCACCGTGGTCGCACTCGCCGGGCGGGTCGCGGCCGGCGACGTGCCGGCCTGGGCGGTCGGGCTGCTCGCGCTGGTCGGCTGGCAGGTGGCGTACGCCCTGGACTGCGCCGACGGTCAGCTTGCCCGGGTCACCGGGCAGGGCAGCGCCGCCGGTGCCCGGATCGACGTGCTCTGCGACGTGGCGGCCCAGATCGCCCTGGTCGCCGCGCTCTCCGCCACCGCCGTGGCGCAGCGCCCGGAGACGCCGTCCTGGCTCGTCGCGGTCTTCGCCGGCACCTGGATGGTCAACCTGGTGACGTCGGTGATGCAGGCCGGCCCGAACGCGGCCAGCATGGTCACCTCGACCTCGCTGCCCGTACGCCTGGCGAAGCTGGTCCGCGACTACGGCGCGGTGATCTTCGTGGCCGGTCTGGTGCTGGCCTTCGCCCCCGCCCTCGTCTTCTGGGTGATCGTGGCGTTCACGATCGTCAACGGCGGCTTCCTGCTCGCCAGCATCGCCTTCTCCGCCCGCGCCTCGCTGCGCTGA
- a CDS encoding CBS domain-containing protein produces the protein MQVREAMSSEVLVVGPEHTLRQAARMMSARGVGSAVVIDPDSEGVGIMTERDVLKAIGADLDCDVERTSAHLTWDVVYAGPEWTVEEAAVAMARGGFRHLVVLDGREVAGVISVRDIMRVWAASRLAEAS, from the coding sequence ATGCAGGTTCGGGAAGCGATGTCCAGCGAGGTTCTCGTGGTCGGTCCGGAGCACACGCTCCGTCAGGCGGCCCGGATGATGTCGGCCCGTGGTGTCGGGTCGGCGGTCGTGATCGACCCGGATTCCGAGGGGGTCGGCATCATGACCGAACGCGATGTGCTGAAGGCCATCGGGGCCGACCTGGACTGCGACGTCGAGCGGACGTCCGCCCACCTCACGTGGGACGTGGTCTACGCCGGGCCGGAGTGGACGGTGGAGGAGGCGGCCGTGGCCATGGCCCGGGGCGGCTTCCGGCACCTGGTGGTGCTCGACGGGCGCGAGGTGGCCGGGGTGATCTCCGTACGGGACATCATGCGGGTCTGGGCGGCCAGCCGGCTGGCCGAGGCGAGCTGA
- a CDS encoding iron-containing alcohol dehydrogenase family protein: protein MPLLARTVNTPLVIEVRRGAVADLGPLLADRRISAGGDVAVVVGPGQGERIVELCRPSLGAADVFTVVGGTIDAANDLGDRLRSRSYDAVVGIGGGKTIDTAKYAATRYGLPMVTVATSLANDGIASPVASLIHEGGKGSYGVHIPIAVLVDLDFVENGPDRQTQAGIGDAVSNLSACADWELAHEVRGEPIDGLAVTLARTGAEALINHPGKITDDAFLTTLAEALILGGISMSICGSSRPASGGDHEISHAIEHFHPGLTSHGEQAGLGALFCTFLRGDSDRFGQLARCLHRHGLATTPADLRLTDEQFVEAVQFAPRTRPDRYTILEHLALSPTETRKRLADYAGAIRDHLG, encoded by the coding sequence GTGCCGCTACTAGCCCGTACGGTCAACACCCCGCTCGTGATCGAGGTCCGGCGGGGCGCGGTGGCCGACCTCGGGCCGCTGCTGGCCGACCGGCGGATCTCGGCCGGCGGGGACGTGGCCGTGGTGGTCGGCCCCGGGCAGGGCGAGCGGATCGTCGAGCTGTGCCGCCCGTCGCTCGGCGCGGCCGACGTCTTCACGGTCGTCGGCGGCACCATCGACGCGGCGAACGACCTCGGCGACCGGCTGCGGTCGCGTTCCTACGACGCCGTGGTCGGGATCGGCGGCGGCAAGACCATCGACACCGCCAAGTACGCTGCCACCCGGTACGGCCTGCCGATGGTGACCGTGGCGACCAGCCTGGCCAACGACGGCATCGCCTCCCCGGTGGCCTCGCTGATCCACGAGGGGGGCAAGGGCTCCTACGGGGTGCACATCCCGATCGCGGTGCTGGTGGACCTGGACTTCGTGGAGAACGGCCCGGACCGGCAGACCCAGGCAGGAATCGGCGACGCCGTCAGCAACCTCAGCGCCTGCGCGGACTGGGAGCTGGCCCACGAGGTACGCGGCGAACCGATCGACGGGCTGGCGGTGACCCTGGCCCGCACCGGCGCCGAGGCACTGATCAACCACCCCGGCAAGATCACCGACGACGCGTTCCTCACCACGTTGGCCGAGGCGCTGATCCTCGGTGGCATCTCCATGTCGATCTGCGGGTCGAGCCGCCCGGCGAGCGGCGGGGACCACGAGATCTCGCACGCCATCGAGCACTTCCACCCGGGGCTGACCTCGCACGGCGAACAGGCCGGGCTCGGCGCCCTCTTCTGCACCTTCCTGCGGGGCGACTCCGACCGGTTCGGCCAACTCGCCCGCTGCCTGCACCGCCACGGTCTCGCCACCACGCCGGCCGACCTGCGGCTGACCGACGAGCAGTTCGTCGAGGCCGTGCAGTTCGCACCCCGGACCCGACCGGACCGCTACACCATCCTCGAACACCTTGCGCTGTCGCCTACCGAGACGCGCAAGCGGCTGGCAGACTACGCCGGTGCAATCCGCGACCACCTTGGCTGA
- a CDS encoding glycosyltransferase, translated as MRIVVAHNRYREAQPSGENTIVDVEMAQLTAAGVEVLPFIRSSDEIPTMPKSAKALLPISPIWAPRAQEELSRLISEHRPDVLHLHNPYPLISPWIVRTAHRHGVPVVQTVHNYRQVCSSGLYFRDGMICQDCRGRALGVPAIVHRCYRGSRAQSALMATTLAVHRGTWRSVDRFIALTSAVADHLRDYGIPAERIVVKPNGIPDPGAPAPLGDGFLYMARLSPEKGLALLLDAWRRHPDGALGPLRIAGDGELRPLAEAAAAERADVTYLGSLDRAGVRAAIEASTVIIAASTWHDVLPTVIIEALSSGRPVLGTALGGIPYLLGADAPREPAGTGPAAVATAAPGEGRVALPHGVQEGEAGWVVAPEPAAMAAALSVARAGAARLAPAARARYERTFHPDVVTRQLIDVYASVSATAPPR; from the coding sequence GTGAGAATCGTGGTGGCGCACAACCGGTACCGGGAGGCTCAGCCCTCCGGCGAGAACACCATCGTCGACGTGGAGATGGCCCAGCTCACCGCGGCCGGCGTCGAGGTGCTGCCGTTCATCCGCAGCTCCGACGAGATCCCGACGATGCCGAAGTCGGCCAAGGCGCTGCTGCCGATCTCCCCGATCTGGGCGCCCCGCGCCCAGGAGGAGCTGAGCCGGCTGATCAGCGAGCACCGGCCGGACGTGCTGCACCTGCACAACCCGTACCCGCTGATCTCGCCGTGGATCGTGCGGACCGCGCACCGGCACGGCGTGCCGGTGGTGCAGACGGTGCACAACTACCGCCAGGTCTGTTCCTCCGGGCTCTACTTCCGGGACGGCATGATCTGCCAGGACTGCCGGGGCAGGGCCCTGGGGGTGCCGGCGATCGTGCACCGCTGCTACCGGGGCTCCCGGGCGCAGAGTGCCCTGATGGCGACCACGCTCGCCGTGCACCGGGGCACCTGGCGGTCGGTGGACCGGTTCATCGCGCTCACCTCGGCGGTCGCCGACCACCTGCGCGACTACGGCATCCCGGCGGAGCGGATCGTGGTCAAGCCCAACGGCATCCCCGATCCGGGGGCGCCCGCGCCGCTCGGCGACGGCTTCCTCTACATGGCCCGGCTCTCCCCGGAGAAGGGGCTGGCCCTGCTGCTGGACGCCTGGCGGCGACACCCGGACGGCGCGCTCGGCCCGCTGCGCATCGCCGGGGACGGCGAACTGCGCCCGCTGGCCGAGGCCGCCGCCGCCGAGCGCGCCGACGTGACCTACCTCGGCTCGCTGGACCGTGCCGGGGTACGCGCGGCGATCGAGGCCAGCACGGTGATCATCGCCGCCTCCACCTGGCACGACGTCCTGCCCACGGTGATCATCGAGGCGCTGTCCAGCGGCCGGCCGGTGCTCGGCACCGCCCTCGGCGGCATCCCGTACCTGCTCGGCGCGGACGCCCCGCGCGAACCCGCCGGCACCGGCCCGGCCGCCGTCGCCACTGCCGCGCCGGGGGAGGGCCGCGTCGCGCTGCCGCACGGTGTGCAGGAGGGCGAGGCGGGTTGGGTGGTGGCCCCGGAGCCGGCCGCCATGGCCGCCGCCCTGTCGGTGGCCCGGGCCGGCGCGGCGCGGCTGGCCCCGGCGGCGCGCGCCCGCTACGAGCGCACCTTCCACCCCGACGTGGTCACCCGCCAGTTGATCGACGTGTACGCGAGCGTCTCGGCCACCGCCCCGCCCCGCTAA
- a CDS encoding restriction endonuclease subunit S, with protein sequence MSQIRTARLADLVKFVGGGTPTRNNPDYYGGDIPWVTPKDMKSWSIERAQVNITDAGLSGSAARLVPAGSVLVVVRSGVLKHTLPVGVSRVPVAINQDMKAMLCGSEVAPDYLARTIKAHSSLILSWVRATTADNFPVEKLKEMRIPLPPIEEQRRIAGVLDRADELRAKRREALAHLDDLALGFFLDLFGSPDTNPQGWPLISLTDVLAMPLRNGISPATRGEVEGHVLTLSSITGRRFDPTARKSAAFLAPHSTAQVVHTSDFLMCRGNGNLGLVGRGFFPSVAMPDTAFPDTIIAARVRTELVRPVFLEHVWRSTAVRRQIESSARTTNGTYKVNQQGLGGISFFSPPLELQDRFTARIAAVDALRANHSSGLAELDALFASLQDRAFRGLL encoded by the coding sequence ATGAGCCAAATCAGAACCGCTCGCCTGGCGGACTTGGTGAAGTTCGTCGGTGGCGGAACCCCCACTCGGAACAACCCCGACTACTACGGTGGCGACATTCCTTGGGTTACCCCGAAGGACATGAAATCCTGGAGCATCGAACGGGCGCAGGTCAACATCACCGATGCCGGCCTTTCCGGAAGCGCTGCTCGCCTCGTTCCGGCCGGATCCGTGCTCGTCGTCGTCCGCTCTGGCGTGCTGAAGCACACCCTTCCTGTAGGTGTGAGCCGCGTTCCCGTCGCCATCAATCAAGACATGAAGGCCATGCTTTGTGGTAGCGAGGTCGCCCCCGATTATCTGGCTCGAACCATCAAGGCGCACTCTAGCCTTATCCTGAGCTGGGTCCGAGCCACCACGGCCGACAACTTTCCAGTTGAGAAGCTAAAGGAAATGAGGATTCCGCTGCCTCCGATCGAGGAACAGCGGAGGATTGCGGGGGTGCTGGATCGGGCTGATGAGCTGCGCGCCAAGCGCCGCGAAGCCCTCGCCCACCTCGACGACCTGGCCTTGGGATTCTTCCTTGACCTGTTCGGTTCGCCGGATACGAATCCGCAGGGCTGGCCGTTGATCAGTCTTACGGACGTGTTGGCCATGCCTCTTCGGAACGGCATTTCCCCTGCCACTCGTGGCGAGGTCGAAGGGCATGTGCTCACTCTGTCCAGCATCACGGGACGACGGTTTGACCCCACGGCAAGGAAGTCGGCAGCATTCCTCGCACCGCATTCAACTGCCCAGGTCGTGCACACGTCCGATTTTCTGATGTGCCGGGGCAACGGCAACCTCGGCCTTGTCGGTCGCGGCTTTTTTCCTTCGGTAGCGATGCCGGACACCGCCTTCCCGGACACGATTATCGCCGCGCGGGTCAGAACCGAACTGGTGCGCCCCGTCTTCTTGGAGCACGTCTGGCGGTCGACTGCCGTCCGGCGGCAGATCGAATCCTCGGCGCGTACCACCAACGGCACTTACAAGGTCAACCAACAGGGATTGGGAGGCATCTCGTTCTTTTCGCCGCCGCTGGAACTGCAAGACCGGTTCACGGCCCGGATTGCGGCTGTTGACGCACTTCGTGCCAACCACTCTTCCGGCCTGGCGGAGCTGGACGCACTCTTTGCGTCGTTGCAGGATCGGGCCTTCCGGGGGTTGCTCTGA
- a CDS encoding NUDIX domain-containing protein, with protein sequence MSTEPLRCAGALIVDDDGRIFVQRRSAHRRIFPNCWDIVGGHLEPGEDWMDALRREVTEETGWTVSHVLGHVGDYRYVADDGLARIERDWLVRVDGDLARPVLEVGRHTEFRWLAADGLDLLDEHRDVNDGLIRRIAAEGFAALRSIGL encoded by the coding sequence GTGTCCACCGAGCCTCTGCGCTGCGCCGGCGCGCTGATCGTCGATGACGACGGTCGAATCTTCGTCCAGCGACGGTCCGCCCACCGGCGCATCTTTCCCAACTGCTGGGACATCGTCGGCGGCCATCTGGAGCCGGGCGAGGACTGGATGGACGCCCTGCGCCGGGAGGTGACCGAGGAGACCGGCTGGACGGTGTCGCACGTACTCGGCCACGTCGGGGACTACCGCTACGTCGCCGACGACGGCCTGGCCCGGATCGAGCGCGACTGGCTGGTCCGGGTGGACGGCGACCTGGCCCGGCCGGTGCTGGAGGTGGGCAGGCACACCGAGTTCCGGTGGCTCGCCGCCGACGGGCTCGACCTGCTCGACGAGCACCGCGACGTCAACGACGGCCTCATCCGGCGGATCGCGGCCGAAGGATTCGCCGCCCTGCGCTCGATCGGGCTGTGA